In a genomic window of Infirmifilum sp. NZ:
- a CDS encoding DNA-directed RNA polymerase subunit H: protein MPRKINVLEHELVPKHILLTREEAKKILKLMGLRKSELPWIYATDPAAKALGAKPGDVIMVIRKSPTAGEAVALRLVVPG, encoded by the coding sequence ATGCCTCGCAAGATAAACGTTCTAGAACACGAGCTCGTGCCGAAGCACATACTGCTTACGCGTGAAGAAGCTAAGAAGATCCTGAAACTGATGGGGCTTCGAAAATCCGAGCTCCCCTGGATCTATGCCACAGATCCCGCTGCCAAGGCTCTTGGCGCCAAACCAGGAGATGTGATAATGGTTATTAGGAAGAGCCCCACCGCTGGTGAAGCAGTCGCTCTGAGGTTGGTTGTTCCTGGGTGA
- the rpoA1 gene encoding DNA-directed RNA polymerase subunit A' codes for MSSKVISGVKFGILSPDLIRKIAVMRIETSELYDEEGFPIPGGLMDRRLGSIEPGTVCQTCGNRAVNCPGHFGYIELARPVIHPEFAPYIANILKATCRHCGRVKLTQEKIETWKRRMESVAKHWPSLKYKYARSIMEEAAKVQKCPHCGRVQYKIKLEKPYTFYEEREGGLVKLTPLEVRERLERIPDEDLKLLGLDPKEARPEWMVLRVLPVVPPSVRPSITLESGDRSEDDLTHKLVDIVRVNQRLKESIEAGSPPLIIEDLWGLLQYHVATYFNNELPGVPAAKHRSGRPLRTLAQRLKGKEGRFRGSLAGKRVDFSARTVISPDPNLSINEVGVPIDVAKVLTVPEKVTPWNLEKLRKLVINGPDTWPGANYIIRPDGSRIDLRYAKHREEIAQTLKPGYIVERHLQDGDIVLFNRQPSLHRMSIMAHVVKVLPYKTFRLNLLVTIPYNADFDGDEMNLHVPQNEEAQAEARTLMLVQEHIMTPRYGAPIIGAIHDYITGAYLITRKDAIFDKHKAALLLYNANYRGEMPEPAILKPGPYWTGKQLVSVFLPSDMNYVGRAAVAPASGKCDQEYCENDGFILIKNGKLLLGVFDKQAVGAEKHGTVLHEIVREYGVGKAKELMDGLYKMFITYLDMYGFTMGLDSIEIPPEAEQEIARILHESEKRVFELIEHYMKGELQPMPGKTRKETLEDLIMNVLAEARSRAGEIAGMYLGLKNHAVIMAKTGARGSMLNLTQMAAVVGQQSVRGKRIERGYTERTLPHFEKGDLSPLSKGFVYSSFRRGLTPVEFFFHAISGREGLVDTAVRTAQSGYMYRRLQSAIQDFYVAYDGTVRNSEGMIIQFRYGEDGVDPARSDHGKPVDVEKIVKKVALKGEA; via the coding sequence GTGTCCTCCAAGGTAATAAGCGGAGTAAAATTCGGGATCCTTTCTCCAGACCTGATTAGGAAGATCGCTGTAATGCGCATTGAAACCTCCGAGCTGTATGATGAGGAGGGTTTTCCAATACCTGGAGGCCTTATGGACAGGAGACTGGGATCCATAGAACCAGGTACAGTTTGCCAGACATGCGGCAACAGGGCTGTGAACTGTCCAGGACACTTCGGCTACATAGAGCTAGCCAGACCTGTCATACATCCCGAGTTTGCGCCATACATAGCTAATATTCTGAAAGCAACCTGCAGGCACTGCGGTAGAGTGAAGCTTACCCAAGAGAAGATAGAGACTTGGAAGAGGCGGATGGAGAGCGTAGCGAAACACTGGCCTTCATTAAAGTACAAGTACGCTCGTTCTATCATGGAAGAGGCTGCGAAAGTCCAGAAGTGCCCTCACTGCGGTAGGGTTCAGTACAAGATAAAACTCGAGAAACCTTACACATTCTACGAGGAGCGCGAAGGAGGCCTTGTCAAACTCACCCCCCTTGAGGTGCGTGAGCGTCTCGAGAGGATTCCCGATGAGGATCTAAAGCTCCTAGGTTTAGACCCCAAGGAAGCGCGACCGGAGTGGATGGTTCTAAGGGTTCTACCTGTTGTCCCCCCTTCTGTCAGACCCTCAATAACGCTCGAGTCTGGAGACAGATCCGAGGATGATCTAACCCACAAGCTCGTAGACATCGTTAGGGTGAATCAGAGGCTAAAAGAGAGCATCGAGGCAGGGTCCCCACCGTTGATAATCGAAGACCTCTGGGGCCTTCTACAGTACCATGTAGCGACATACTTCAATAACGAGCTACCGGGTGTTCCTGCGGCAAAGCACCGGTCTGGGAGACCGTTAAGGACTCTTGCGCAGAGGTTAAAGGGGAAGGAGGGCCGTTTTAGAGGTAGCTTAGCTGGTAAGCGCGTAGACTTCTCTGCAAGGACTGTCATCTCTCCAGATCCAAACCTTAGTATAAACGAGGTAGGTGTGCCGATCGATGTAGCAAAAGTACTCACCGTTCCCGAGAAGGTGACACCGTGGAACCTCGAAAAGCTCAGGAAGCTCGTTATAAACGGTCCAGATACATGGCCTGGGGCAAACTACATAATACGTCCAGACGGCTCAAGGATTGATCTGCGCTATGCTAAGCACAGGGAGGAAATAGCTCAGACGCTGAAACCGGGCTACATTGTGGAAAGACACCTGCAGGATGGGGACATAGTCCTTTTCAACAGACAGCCATCTCTTCACAGAATGTCTATAATGGCTCACGTTGTTAAAGTTCTACCCTACAAGACGTTCAGGCTTAACCTCCTAGTAACTATACCCTATAACGCCGACTTCGACGGCGACGAAATGAACCTGCATGTCCCGCAGAACGAGGAGGCACAAGCAGAGGCTAGGACTCTGATGCTTGTGCAGGAGCATATAATGACTCCAAGGTACGGGGCTCCAATTATAGGCGCTATACACGACTACATAACCGGCGCGTACCTGATCACCAGGAAAGATGCTATATTCGATAAGCACAAGGCAGCGCTCCTGCTCTACAATGCTAATTACAGGGGTGAGATGCCGGAGCCCGCTATTCTAAAGCCGGGTCCCTACTGGACTGGTAAGCAGCTAGTAAGTGTTTTCCTGCCCAGTGACATGAACTATGTTGGGAGAGCCGCGGTTGCCCCAGCTTCGGGTAAGTGCGATCAGGAGTACTGTGAAAATGACGGATTTATCTTAATAAAGAACGGTAAGCTGTTGCTAGGGGTTTTCGATAAGCAGGCAGTTGGAGCTGAAAAGCACGGTACGGTGCTGCATGAGATTGTCCGCGAGTACGGGGTTGGAAAAGCGAAAGAGCTCATGGACGGGCTGTATAAGATGTTCATCACCTACCTTGATATGTACGGTTTTACGATGGGGCTCGATAGCATCGAAATACCTCCTGAAGCCGAGCAGGAAATCGCGAGAATCCTACATGAGTCGGAAAAGAGAGTTTTCGAGCTGATAGAGCACTACATGAAGGGTGAGCTGCAACCGATGCCTGGAAAGACGAGGAAAGAGACGCTCGAGGACCTAATCATGAACGTGCTAGCCGAGGCTAGAAGCAGAGCGGGAGAAATTGCAGGCATGTATCTAGGGTTGAAAAACCACGCTGTGATAATGGCTAAAACGGGAGCGAGAGGTAGCATGCTGAACCTGACTCAGATGGCCGCAGTAGTCGGCCAGCAGTCGGTGAGAGGTAAGAGGATAGAGCGCGGCTACACAGAAAGAACGCTCCCACACTTCGAAAAGGGCGACCTCTCTCCTCTCTCCAAAGGCTTCGTGTATAGTAGCTTCCGACGGGGGTTAACACCAGTTGAGTTCTTCTTCCACGCGATCTCCGGTAGAGAGGGGCTTGTAGACACGGCGGTCCGTACGGCTCAGAGCGGGTATATGTATAGGCGCCTGCAGAGCGCGATTCAGGACTTCTACGTCGCCTACGATGGGACAGTGCGCAACAGTGAGGGAATGATAATCCAGTTCAGGTACGGTGAGGACGGAGTGGATCCGGCTAGGAGTGATCACGGGAAGCCCGTCGATGTTGAGAAAATAGTTAAGAAAGTTGCCTTAAAAGGTGAGGCGTAA
- a CDS encoding DNA-directed RNA polymerase subunit B codes for MPKVELSSEDRWELVKAYVKELGLVRQHLDSFNIFLEKGLQEIVDEIGGIKLEAHGVEIKFGKIEVGEPVFKEADGSEITLTPMIARLRNITYAAPLYLNMTLYVDGEERKTERVFIGMLPIMVRSSRCVLSRITSEEELVKLGEDPHDPGGYFIINGSERVVVMQEDLSVNRVLVDYGGAGSSVTHTAKVFSVAAGYKVPVSVERTKDGMIYVSFPQVPQKIPVVVMMRALGLQRDRDIVYAVSNDEEIQHEFFPVILEQSKIAPTVEDALDYIGSRVATGQPKNVRIERAEQILDENFLPHIGRTRSARLAKAYFVGQMVSRLLELKMGLRGPDDKDHLANKRLRHAGELIAQVFRAAFKQLVREMTYSLERHMTKGRDINLVSIVRPDIITDKLRHALATGNWVGGRTGVSQILDRTNYLSTLSHLRRVVSPLSRTQPHFEARELHPTQWGRLCPVESPEGQNCGLVKNLALLATLSNGYDEKEVYELLVTRLNVVPLEKALGASVEGARVYLNGRLIGFVEDGDLLVTTLRNLRRQGRISHEVNVAIYKLGKLQEVFINCDAGRIRRPLIVVENGEPKLKPAHVKMLREGTWGWSDLIQNGIVEYLDAEEEENALIADSVDNLTPKHTHLEIHPAAILGVIAMTIPFIEYNQSPRNSYQAAMAKQSLGIPTLNYRLRMDPRMHVMYYPQKPLVKTKIFDLLPIDNLPYGTNMIVAVLTGGGYNIQDAVIINKAAVERGMTRSVFFRTYEAEERRYPGGLEDRFEKPKPDQELLDLKPFESYDALDEVDGIAHVESELKGGQVVIGRTSPPRFYTGTYEPRVLTKRKDTSITLRHGERGIVDRVLIMESPDGVKLVKVRVRDLRPTEVGDKFASRHGQKGVVGLLVPQEDMPFAEDGIVPDLIINPHAIPSRMTVGQLLEAITGKAAALSGRRIDATAFEAPSLDEIREILRSYGFRSDGKEVLYNGITGEILEAEVFIGVVFYEKLHHLVADKMHARARGRVQILTRQPTEGRAREGGLRFGEMEKDCLVGHGAALLLRERLLDSSDKTTIWVCENCGFTGWYDAKKNMPVCPVCGEKGKLHPVEVSYAFKLLLQELTGLGIAVRLLLKDKISV; via the coding sequence ATGCCGAAAGTGGAGCTAAGCAGTGAGGACCGCTGGGAGCTCGTGAAGGCTTATGTGAAGGAGCTCGGACTAGTACGCCAGCACTTGGATTCTTTCAACATATTTCTCGAAAAGGGCTTGCAGGAGATCGTAGACGAGATAGGGGGCATAAAACTAGAGGCTCACGGAGTTGAGATAAAGTTCGGAAAAATTGAGGTGGGCGAGCCGGTCTTTAAAGAGGCGGATGGCTCTGAAATAACTTTAACCCCCATGATTGCTAGGCTGCGCAACATAACGTACGCTGCCCCCCTATACCTAAACATGACACTTTACGTGGACGGTGAGGAGAGGAAGACTGAGAGGGTTTTCATCGGAATGCTTCCTATAATGGTTCGCAGCAGCCGATGCGTGTTATCGAGAATAACGTCTGAGGAAGAGCTCGTCAAGCTCGGCGAGGATCCACACGACCCTGGTGGTTATTTCATCATAAACGGATCCGAAAGAGTTGTAGTAATGCAGGAAGATTTGTCGGTGAACAGGGTCCTTGTGGACTACGGTGGCGCTGGAAGCTCTGTCACCCACACGGCTAAAGTTTTCTCAGTGGCCGCTGGCTACAAGGTCCCTGTTTCAGTTGAGCGTACAAAAGATGGGATGATATACGTTTCTTTCCCTCAGGTCCCCCAAAAAATTCCCGTCGTTGTAATGATGCGGGCGCTGGGACTGCAGAGGGACAGGGACATCGTTTACGCCGTGAGCAACGATGAGGAAATTCAGCATGAATTTTTCCCTGTAATACTTGAGCAATCCAAAATAGCACCGACAGTCGAGGACGCTCTAGACTACATCGGCTCCCGAGTTGCCACAGGTCAACCTAAGAACGTGAGGATCGAGCGGGCTGAGCAGATACTGGATGAGAATTTCCTGCCGCACATCGGGCGCACTAGGTCTGCGCGCCTCGCCAAGGCCTATTTCGTTGGTCAGATGGTTTCCAGGCTACTGGAGCTAAAGATGGGTCTTCGGGGTCCCGACGATAAGGACCACCTCGCGAATAAACGTCTGCGCCATGCAGGTGAACTCATAGCTCAGGTTTTCCGGGCAGCTTTCAAACAGTTAGTCCGTGAGATGACGTATTCTCTTGAGCGCCATATGACAAAAGGCCGAGACATCAACCTAGTCAGCATCGTCAGACCCGACATCATCACAGATAAGTTGAGGCACGCCTTAGCCACTGGGAATTGGGTCGGTGGAAGAACGGGTGTAAGCCAAATACTAGACAGGACTAATTACCTCTCGACCCTCTCTCACCTCCGGAGAGTTGTTTCGCCGCTATCTAGGACGCAACCCCACTTCGAAGCCCGTGAGTTGCACCCGACCCAGTGGGGTAGGCTGTGCCCCGTAGAGTCTCCAGAAGGGCAGAACTGTGGACTTGTGAAGAACCTGGCGCTCCTAGCCACGCTGTCAAACGGTTACGACGAAAAGGAAGTCTATGAGCTTCTAGTTACACGGCTTAATGTGGTGCCGCTTGAAAAAGCATTAGGTGCAAGCGTAGAAGGTGCCCGTGTGTACTTAAACGGCAGGCTCATAGGTTTTGTTGAGGACGGTGATTTGCTTGTAACCACGTTGAGAAACCTTAGGAGGCAGGGCCGGATCAGCCACGAGGTGAACGTCGCGATATACAAGCTCGGGAAGCTACAGGAGGTTTTCATAAACTGCGATGCAGGGAGAATCAGAAGACCGCTTATAGTAGTCGAAAACGGAGAGCCAAAGCTGAAACCCGCCCACGTGAAGATGCTCCGCGAGGGGACGTGGGGGTGGAGTGACTTAATACAAAACGGTATTGTCGAGTACTTGGACGCCGAAGAGGAGGAGAACGCTCTAATAGCCGACTCCGTTGACAATCTGACCCCTAAGCATACCCACCTCGAAATACACCCTGCGGCTATTCTTGGAGTGATAGCTATGACAATACCGTTTATTGAGTACAACCAGTCTCCTAGAAACTCGTACCAGGCTGCTATGGCTAAGCAATCTCTCGGGATCCCCACTCTCAACTATAGGTTACGGATGGACCCGAGAATGCACGTAATGTACTACCCGCAAAAACCGCTGGTGAAAACCAAGATTTTCGATCTGTTACCGATCGACAATCTCCCGTACGGGACAAACATGATCGTGGCCGTTCTCACCGGCGGTGGCTACAACATCCAAGACGCCGTGATAATAAACAAGGCGGCTGTCGAGCGCGGTATGACCCGCTCGGTGTTTTTCCGCACATATGAAGCCGAGGAACGCAGATATCCAGGCGGCTTAGAGGATAGGTTTGAGAAGCCTAAACCAGATCAAGAGCTTCTGGACCTCAAACCCTTTGAGTCGTATGATGCCCTGGATGAGGTAGACGGCATTGCACACGTGGAGAGCGAGCTCAAGGGAGGGCAGGTGGTGATTGGCAGAACAAGTCCACCACGCTTCTACACGGGAACCTACGAGCCGAGAGTTTTGACCAAGAGGAAGGATACATCGATCACCTTAAGGCATGGTGAGAGGGGGATCGTGGATCGCGTCTTAATTATGGAGAGCCCGGATGGTGTAAAGCTCGTAAAGGTCAGGGTTAGAGATCTAAGGCCAACAGAGGTGGGCGACAAGTTTGCCTCAAGGCATGGCCAGAAGGGAGTTGTAGGTCTACTCGTCCCCCAGGAGGACATGCCCTTCGCGGAGGACGGAATAGTCCCCGACCTCATAATCAACCCTCACGCTATTCCGTCTAGAATGACTGTTGGGCAGCTATTAGAGGCTATCACTGGTAAAGCTGCAGCTCTTTCCGGCAGGCGTATCGATGCTACTGCATTCGAAGCGCCAAGCTTAGATGAAATCAGAGAGATTCTGCGAAGCTACGGCTTTAGAAGCGATGGTAAAGAGGTCCTCTACAACGGGATAACTGGCGAGATTCTAGAAGCAGAAGTTTTCATAGGGGTCGTGTTTTACGAGAAGTTACACCACCTCGTCGCAGATAAAATGCACGCGCGCGCTCGTGGTAGGGTACAGATACTAACTAGACAGCCAACTGAGGGAAGGGCACGCGAAGGAGGCCTCAGGTTCGGTGAAATGGAGAAGGACTGTCTTGTAGGCCACGGAGCTGCGCTGTTGCTACGCGAACGTCTACTAGACAGCTCCGACAAAACGACGATATGGGTTTGCGAAAACTGTGGGTTTACTGGGTGGTATGATGCCAAGAAGAATATGCCCGTGTGCCCGGTATGCGGAGAGAAGGGGAAACTGCATCCCGTGGAAGTTTCCTACGCGTTTAAACTTCTGCTTCAGGAGTTGACAGGTTTAGGAATAGCTGTACGTCTACTGCTTAAAGATAAGATTTCCGTATGA